From Pseudoalteromonas sp. R3, one genomic window encodes:
- a CDS encoding DUF2333 family protein, with amino-acid sequence MDHNTHNHMAKIWAALALLLVLGYGLAVYWSAEPDQFDVVGSAKSHAEQSNTQLVTGYVTTHTLITVSQTLLDKPGGYLSNDVLPPSVMMDNMPAWEYGALEMIRDMALSMRKDFSRSQSQSTEHPSLKKAQPQFNISSTAWLWPSAEGEYRTGIAHLNDYLLQISNPVDQTSQFYARADNLRGWLKEAEKRMGSLSQRLSASVGQDRLNTDLAGDSAANQATYAANHHEVKTSWWKIDDVFYESRGATWALLHFLRAVEYDFADVLEKKNAKVSLQQIIRELEATQETVWSPMILNGSGFGLVANHSLVMANYISRANAALIELSELLAQG; translated from the coding sequence ATGGATCACAATACACACAATCACATGGCTAAAATCTGGGCTGCTTTGGCTTTGTTGCTCGTGCTGGGCTACGGTCTGGCAGTATACTGGAGTGCCGAACCGGATCAGTTCGATGTGGTCGGCAGTGCGAAAAGTCATGCTGAACAGTCAAATACTCAGTTGGTCACAGGTTACGTTACCACGCACACATTAATCACCGTGTCCCAGACTTTACTCGATAAACCCGGTGGCTACTTATCTAATGACGTACTACCTCCCAGTGTGATGATGGACAACATGCCTGCCTGGGAATACGGTGCACTGGAAATGATAAGAGACATGGCTTTGTCGATGCGCAAGGATTTTAGTCGTTCGCAATCTCAGTCTACGGAGCACCCCAGTCTTAAAAAAGCGCAGCCACAGTTTAACATTAGCTCGACGGCCTGGTTATGGCCAAGTGCAGAAGGTGAGTACCGCACTGGTATCGCGCACCTAAACGATTATTTGCTGCAGATATCTAACCCTGTTGATCAGACCAGTCAGTTTTATGCCCGAGCAGATAACCTGAGAGGGTGGCTCAAAGAGGCCGAGAAGCGCATGGGCAGTTTAAGCCAGCGCCTTAGTGCGAGTGTCGGGCAGGACAGACTGAATACCGACCTGGCAGGTGACAGTGCCGCTAACCAGGCAACCTACGCGGCCAATCACCACGAAGTCAAAACTTCATGGTGGAAAATCGACGATGTATTTTATGAATCCCGTGGGGCTACGTGGGCCTTGTTACACTTTTTAAGAGCGGTTGAATACGATTTTGCGGATGTGCTTGAGAAGAAAAATGCAAAAGTGAGCCTCCAACAGATCATCCGGGAACTTGAAGCCACACAAGAAACCGTGTGGAGCCCGATGATTTTAAATGGTAGTGGTTTTGGATTGGTGGCCAATCAC